The Centroberyx gerrardi isolate f3 chromosome 12, fCenGer3.hap1.cur.20231027, whole genome shotgun sequence genome has a window encoding:
- the spmip4 gene encoding sperm-associated microtubule inner protein 4, with amino-acid sequence MEANSPRNYRITAALRGHHHLSYGGAVIPENVTVQQHYDITATKKSNVRLNDQLIPKPTDINIAEKMIKVAIPKEHPYSSHISRFAMFPSFRSPDDPDAGVRAASQPILNPLIPTGAPEVTVLSKTIGGPYRHEILEMPMASEEKALMWTGEQGFLDHTKPVKGESQVFYPSPPKTVFPNPKLRNWDISLSERTTNKLKNVERTHWLTSYQMHYTGSGPANPLKIDDFNEKISDRATGGMTSHTAQLRERSYPAFVPSKPREGRRREGSSAVRSAYRPTTEPTAGPVEPLYPSPAPNQDTAPASILQHKPQEITAKHNETPDPNPKGRSQAEYSSHRSTEAKSAAVSQEVLHKQQPESKNPECEIRGKENRRVQFDEGHKQVSLPQTCQETNAAQATGTKIADAERSLALNSRPLPHTETEVNKEKSLIELCYKDVPSSRKQGYKVGSNPFSLRQSALAKDQAGIESDTEVLSRAALEQEKLQKGSELLHSISTPCILPRPPVLPCIHPVGGAGTLGGERPVLGHFSSLLDLQDSFSKSEVHRNFNSSIVGAAADLRDNICMGKKHNFYGINCSYLHG; translated from the exons ATGGAGGCCAACTCCCCACGAAATTACAGGATAACGGCTGCTTTGAGGGGCCATCATCACCTCAGCTATGGAGGGGCCGTCATacctga GAATGTCACCGTTCAACAACATTATGACATTACCGCCACGAAGAAAAGTAATGTTCGCCTCAATGACCAACT taTACCAAAACCAACTGATATAAATATAGC GGAGAAAATGATAAAGGTTGCCATTCCAAAAGAGCATCCCTATTCATCCCACATCTCCCGGTTTGCAATGTTCCCATCCTTCCGCTCTCCAGATGACCCTGATGCAGGAGTGAGAGCCGCCTCCCAACCCATCCTCAACCCCCTCATCCCCACCGGTGCACCAGAGGTCACTGTGCTCAGCAAAACTATAG GTGGTCCTTATAGACATGAGATCTTGGAGATGCCCATGGCAAGCGAAGAGAAAGCTCTTATGTGGACAGGAGAACAGGGTTTCTTGGAT CACACAAAGCCAGTGAAGGGCGAGAGCCAGGTTTTCTACCCCAGTCCCCCAAAGACAGTGTTCCCCAACCCTAAACTTCGTAACTGGGATATCTCATTGTCTGAGCGGACAACCAACAAGCTCAAAAATGTGGAGAGGACACACTGGCTCACTTCTTACCAAATGCACTACACAG GATCGGGGCCAGCAAATCCTTTAAAGATAGATGACTTCAACGAAAAAATAAGTGACCGAGCCACTGGGGGGATGACTTCACACACTGCACAACTG AGAGAAAGGTCCTATCCTGCATTTGTTCCCTCTAAACCAAGAGAGGGCAGAAGACGAGAGGGGAGCAGTGCTGTGAGGAGCGCCTACCGTCCCACAACAGAGCCTACTGCTGGACCCGTTGAACCCCTATATCCATCCCCAGCTCCAAACCAAGACACTGCTCCGGCTTCTATACTACAACATAAGCCACAGGAGATCACAGCTAAGCATAATGAGACACCGGATCCAAATCCAAAGGGTCGCAGTCAGGCAGAGTACAGTAGTCATCGCTCCACAGAAGCCAAGTCTGCTGCAGTGTCCCAGGAGGTCTTACACAAACAACAACCTGAAAGCAAAAACCCTGAGTGTGAGATCAGGGGGAAAGAAAACCGCAGAGTCCAGTTTGATGAAGGTCACAAGCAAGTATCCCTGCCACAGACCTGCCAAGAGACTAACGCTGCCCAGGCAACAGGGACAAAGATTGCAGATGCAGAGCGCTCCCTGGCCTTGAACAGCCGCCCACTTccccacacagagacagaggtcaACAAAGAGAAAAGCCTGATCGAGCTGTGTTATAAGGATGTACCGAGCAGCAGAAAGCAGGGTTACAAAGTTGGAAGTAATCCATTTAGCCTTAGACAGTCAGCTTTAGCCAAAGATCAGGCAGGTATTGAATCAGACACTGAGGTTTTATCAAGGGCAGCTTTAGAGCAGGAGAAACTGCAAAAAGGCAGTGAGCTGCTGCACAGTATCTCCACTCCCTGCATCCTGCCGCGGCCTCCTGTCCTGCCATGCATTCACCCTGTGGGTGGAGCTGGGACTCTGGGTGGAGAAAGGCCGGTTCTTGGCCATTTCTCTTCCCTACTGGACCTTCAGGACTCCTTCAGTAAGTCAGAGGTCCATCGCAACTTCAACAGCTCCATCGTGGGTGCTGCTGCGGACCTGAGGGACAATATATgcatggggaaaaaacacaacttcTACGGCATCAACTGCTCCTACCTCCATGGATAA